One Pseudomonadota bacterium genomic region harbors:
- a CDS encoding DUF6691 family protein has protein sequence MKMLVYGLITGIIFGVLLQKARVLRYDKQVGAMRLQDMTIVKFMFSAILVGTVGIYLLLDMGMVSLSVKPTILGANIIGGLIFGAGWGLLGYCPGTALGALGEGRLDALAGIVGMLVGAVLFAEAYPMLKKTVFTWGNYGKITLPQVFGVNHWLFIIVFIGCGFALFFFFERRRL, from the coding sequence ATGAAGATGCTTGTCTATGGTTTGATTACCGGTATTATCTTTGGGGTTTTGCTCCAAAAAGCCAGGGTATTGCGCTATGATAAACAGGTAGGTGCCATGCGGCTGCAGGATATGACAATTGTCAAATTCATGTTTTCCGCTATTCTGGTGGGCACGGTGGGCATCTACCTGCTCCTGGATATGGGTATGGTCAGTTTATCGGTCAAGCCGACCATCCTGGGGGCCAATATCATCGGTGGCTTAATCTTCGGGGCTGGCTGGGGATTATTGGGTTATTGCCCCGGTACTGCACTGGGAGCCCTGGGAGAAGGTCGTCTGGACGCCTTGGCAGGTATTGTCGGCATGCTGGTGGGGGCGGTGTTGTTTGCCGAAGCCTACCCAATGTTGAAAAAAACGGTCTTCACCTGGGGAAATTATGGCAAAATTACCCTGCCTCAGGTTTTTGGTGTCAATCATTGGCTGTTCATCATCGTTTTCATCGGTTGTGGATTTGCCCTCTTTTTCTTTTTTGAGCGACGAAGGTTGTAA
- a CDS encoding YeeE/YedE thiosulfate transporter family protein, with amino-acid sequence MKDNDQGWSPYVAGALSGLLIVFSVLIAGKYFGASTAFVRSAGMLEKIVLPEHVEKVAYFVKKSPKIDWQWMFVIGILVGAFISAISSATFKVQATPTMWQSRFGNSIGKRFLVAFVGGVIAMFGARLAGGUPSGHGLSGSLQLSVSGFIAVVCFFAGGIVVARLIYGRS; translated from the coding sequence ATGAAAGATAATGATCAAGGTTGGAGTCCCTACGTAGCCGGTGCGCTGAGCGGACTGCTCATTGTTTTTTCCGTGCTGATTGCTGGAAAATACTTTGGCGCTTCCACCGCTTTTGTGCGCTCGGCCGGGATGCTGGAAAAAATTGTTTTGCCCGAGCATGTGGAGAAGGTGGCCTATTTTGTCAAAAAAAGTCCAAAAATTGACTGGCAGTGGATGTTTGTCATCGGGATTCTGGTCGGTGCTTTTATTTCTGCGATAAGTTCCGCCACCTTTAAAGTCCAGGCAACGCCGACCATGTGGCAGAGCCGCTTTGGCAATAGCATCGGTAAACGTTTTCTGGTGGCTTTTGTCGGCGGAGTCATTGCCATGTTCGGGGCTCGTCTTGCCGGTGGCTGACCCAGCGGGCATGGGCTGAGCGGTTCGCTGCAGCTTTCGGTAAGCGGTTTTATCGCGGTTGTCTGTTTTTTTGCCGGTGGGATTGTTGTTGCCCGCCTGATCTATGGCAGGAGCTGA